From Phycodurus eques isolate BA_2022a chromosome 13, UOR_Pequ_1.1, whole genome shotgun sequence, a single genomic window includes:
- the c1ql3b gene encoding complement C1q-like protein 3b, protein MIATGVCGVALVLVLVVLIPAMVNSAGTPARYEMLGACQMVCDPHGTAAATAPAKAAGEPVKDNRPVQSLPTFIQGPQGEPGRAGRTGSRGPAGEPGPPGPAGPSGERGAPGPPGPPGASGPTGAISAATYNTVPKIAFYAGLKKQHEGYEVLKFDDVVTNLGNHYDPATGKFTCSIPGIYYFTYHVLMRGGDGTSMWADLCKNNQVRASAIAQDADQNYDYASNSVVLHLEPGDEIYIKLDGGKAHGGNNNKYSTFSGFMLYAD, encoded by the exons ATGATCGCGACCGGTGTGTGCGGCGTGGCGCTGGTCCTGGTTCTGGTGGTGCTCATCCCGGCCATGGTCAACTCCGCCGGGACCCCCGCCCGCTACGAGATGCTCGGCGCTTGCCAAATGGTGTGCGACCCCCACGGGACCGCCGCCGCCACGGCGCCGGCGAAGGCGGCCGGTGAGCCGGTCAAAGACAACCGCCCGGTGCAGTCGCTGCCCACCTTCATCCAGGGTCCGCAAGGGGAGCCCGGACGCGCGGGGAGGACGGGTTCCAGGGGCCCCGCGGGCGAGCCGGGCCCGCCCGGCCCCGCCGGCCCGTCCGGGGAGCGAGGGGCGCCCGGTCCTCCGGGTCCGCCGGGGGCCAGCGGACCCACGGGGGCCATCAGCGCGGCCACCTACAACACGGTGCCAAAGATCGCCTTCTATGCAGGACTCAAGAAGCAGCACGAGGGGTACGAGGTGCTCAAGTTCGACGACGTGGTCACCAACCTGGGCAACCACTACGACCCCGCCACCGGAAAGTTCACGTGCTCCATACCGGGGATTTACTACTTCACGTACCACGTGCTGATGCGAGGCGGCGACGGCACCAGCATGTGGGCCGACCTGTGCAAGAACAACCAG GTGCGAGCCAGCGCCATCGCGCAGGACGCCGACCAAAATTACGACTACGCCAGCAACAGCGTGGTGCTGCACCTGGAGCCCGGCGACGAGATCTACATCAAGCTGGACGGCGGCAAGGCGCACggcggcaacaacaacaagtacAGCACCTTCTCGGGCTTCATGCTGTACGCcgactga
- the pter gene encoding phosphotriesterase-related protein isoform X1: MTELSGKVQSVLGLLDPDQLGRTMTHEHLTMTFKCCYVPSAPENCPTAENPFQMGQVHWLRQNPYSCHENLLLCQETEAVRDELLAYRKAGGGSVVENTTTGIDRDLPTLRRLAKETGVNIVAGAGYYIDCTHSDDTRKMSVEKLTDVIVSEILYGADGTDIRCGVIGEIGTGWPITDSERKVLRAAAHAQAQLGCPVIIHPGRNSPAPAEVVRVLQEAGGDIGKTVMSHLDRTIFNHAELLDFAEMGSYLEYDLFGVETLNYVFNPDVDMPSDSQRVNALALLVKEGYEDKIVIAHDIHTKDRLSKYGGHGYSHILRNIVPKMLRRGISQTQVDKILVDNPKRWLTFK, from the exons ATGACCGAGCTGAGCGGCAAAGTCCAGAGCGTCCTGGGTCTGCTGGACCCGGACCAGCTGGGCCGCACCATGACCCACGAGCACCTGACCATGACCTTCAAGTGCTGCTACGTCCCCTCGGCGCCGGAGAACTGCCCGACGGCCGAGAATCCGTTCCAGATGGGCCAGGTGCACTGGCTGAGGCAGAACCCGTACAGCTGCCACGAGAACCTGCTCCTGTGCCAGGAGACTGAGGCCGTGCGAGATGAACTGCTGGCCTACAGGAAGGCGGGTGGCGGCAGCGTGGTGGAAAACACCACCACGGGCATCGACCGGGACCTGCCCACCCTCAGGAGGCTGGCCAAGGAGACCGGGGTCAACATTGTAGCGGGGGCCGGGTACTACATAGACTGCACGCACTCGGACGACACTCGCAAGATGAGTGTGGAGAAA CTCACGGACGTCATCGTGAGCGAGATCCTTTACGGTGCCGACGGCACGGATATCCGCTGCGGCGTGATCGGTGAGATCGGCACCGGCTGGCCCATCACGGACAGCGAGAGGAAAGTGCTGCGGGCGGCGGCGCACGCTCAGGCCCAGCTCGGCTGTCCCGTCATCATCCATCCCGGCCGCAATTCCCCCGCTCCGGCCGAGGTCGTCCGCGTCCTTCAGGAGGCGGGCGGCGACATCGGGAAGACGGTTATGTCGCACCTGGACAG GACCATCTTCAACCACGCCGAACTGCTGGACTTCGCCGAGATGGGGAGTTATCTGGAGTACGACCTCTTTGGAGTCGAGACGCTCAACTACGTCTTCAACCCGGACGTGGACATGCCCAGCGACAGCCAGAGAGTCAACGC CTTGGCCTTGCTGGTTAAAGAAGGCTACGAGGACAAGATCGTGATTGCGCACGACATCCACACCAAGGACCGCCTGAGCAAGTACGGCGGCCACGGCTACTCTCACATCCTGCGCAACATTGTGCCCAAGATGCTGAGGCGGGGCATCTCACAGACGCAGGTGGACAAGATCCTGGTGGACAACCCCAAACGCTGGCTCACCTTTAAATGA
- the pter gene encoding phosphotriesterase-related protein isoform X2: MTELSGKVQSVLGLLDPDQLGRTMTHEHLTMTFKCCYVPSAPENCPTAENPFQMGQVHWLRQNPYSCHENLLLCQETEAVRDELLAYRKAGGGSVVENTTTGIDRDLPTLRRLAKETGVNIVAGAGYYIDCTHSDDTRKMSVEKLTDVIVSEILYGADGTDIRCGVIGEIGTGWPITDSERKVLRAAAHAQAQLGCPVIIHPGRNSPAPAEVVRVLQEAGGDIGKTVMSHLDRTIFNHAELLDFAEMGSYLEYDLFGVETLNYVFNPDVDMPSDSQRVNAYDLNCKEGDLQIQVRKSSCIIPKNIHGYISSKGCFY; this comes from the exons ATGACCGAGCTGAGCGGCAAAGTCCAGAGCGTCCTGGGTCTGCTGGACCCGGACCAGCTGGGCCGCACCATGACCCACGAGCACCTGACCATGACCTTCAAGTGCTGCTACGTCCCCTCGGCGCCGGAGAACTGCCCGACGGCCGAGAATCCGTTCCAGATGGGCCAGGTGCACTGGCTGAGGCAGAACCCGTACAGCTGCCACGAGAACCTGCTCCTGTGCCAGGAGACTGAGGCCGTGCGAGATGAACTGCTGGCCTACAGGAAGGCGGGTGGCGGCAGCGTGGTGGAAAACACCACCACGGGCATCGACCGGGACCTGCCCACCCTCAGGAGGCTGGCCAAGGAGACCGGGGTCAACATTGTAGCGGGGGCCGGGTACTACATAGACTGCACGCACTCGGACGACACTCGCAAGATGAGTGTGGAGAAA CTCACGGACGTCATCGTGAGCGAGATCCTTTACGGTGCCGACGGCACGGATATCCGCTGCGGCGTGATCGGTGAGATCGGCACCGGCTGGCCCATCACGGACAGCGAGAGGAAAGTGCTGCGGGCGGCGGCGCACGCTCAGGCCCAGCTCGGCTGTCCCGTCATCATCCATCCCGGCCGCAATTCCCCCGCTCCGGCCGAGGTCGTCCGCGTCCTTCAGGAGGCGGGCGGCGACATCGGGAAGACGGTTATGTCGCACCTGGACAG GACCATCTTCAACCACGCCGAACTGCTGGACTTCGCCGAGATGGGGAGTTATCTGGAGTACGACCTCTTTGGAGTCGAGACGCTCAACTACGTCTTCAACCCGGACGTGGACATGCCCAGCGACAGCCAGAGAGTCAACGC ataCGACTTAAACTGCAAGGAGGGAGATCTCCAAATCCAGGTGAGAAAAAGtagttgcatcattcccaaaaacattcatggctatattagctcaaaagggtgcttctactaa